A window from Rana temporaria chromosome 8, aRanTem1.1, whole genome shotgun sequence encodes these proteins:
- the SLC18A3 gene encoding vesicular acetylcholine transporter gives MASEDSQGAAKSAMEKLSCAMGERTKRLGTAMQEAPHHRRLVLFIVCVALFLDNMLYMVIVPIIPDYIQSMRLDSEKAFRDLNASSAYANKSIIRPTYPTENEDIKIGVLFASKAILQLLVNPLSGTFMDRVGYDIPLFIGLIVMFLSTVIFAFAENYATLFVARSLQGLGSAFADTSGIAMIADKYTEEAERSKALGIAIAFISFGSLVAPPFGGILYQFVGKRVPFLILACISLIDGILLLAVIKPFANRTRENMPVGTPIHRLMIDPYIAVVAGALTTCNIPLAFLEPTIANWMKTTMGASEWQMGLTWLPAFFPHIFGVYLTVKLAANYPQYQWFYGAIGMVIIGASSCTVPACKTFEQLIIPLCGLCFGIALVDTALLPTLALLVDLRHVSVYGSVYAIADISYSVAYAMGPIVASQIVHTAGFTQLNLGMGLANVLYAPALLLLRNVCQMKPSHSERNILLDEEPKGLYDTIKMEERKAKSRKSHLKDGEVQENSMDNYHGQTGKNVSEGESSEYEYS, from the coding sequence ATGGCTTCGGAAGACAGCCAAGGGGCAGCCAAGTCCGCCATGGAGAAACTCTCCTGTGCCATGGGGGAAAGAACTAAAAGGCTGGGCACTGCCATGCAGGAAGCCCCTCACCATAGGAGACTGGTCTTGTTCATCGTCTGCGTGGCACTTTTCCTTGATAATATGCTCTACATGGTGATAGTTCCAATCATTCCAGACTACATTCAAAGTATGAGGTTGGATAGTGAAAAAGCGTTTAGAGACCTGAATGCCAGCTCAGCCTATGCCAATAAATCTATCATCAGGCCCACGTACCCAACAGAGAATGAAGACATCAAGATCGGAGTCCTGTTTGCCTCCAAGGCCATCCTACAGCTACTGGTCAACCCACTGAGTGGCACCTTCATGGACAGGGTTGGAtatgacattcctcttttcattgGACTGATTGTTATGTTCCTGTCAACTGTCATTTTTGCCTTTGCAGAGAACTATGCCACCCTGTTTGTAGCCAGAAGTCTGCAAGGCTTGGGATCTGCCTTTGCAGACACCTCTGGGATCGCTATGATCGCAGACAAGTATACAGAGGAAGCAGAGAGGAGCAAAGCCTTGGGCATAGCCATAGCATTCATTTCTTTCGGGAGCTTGGTAGCGCCCCCCTTTGGGGGCATATTATATCAATTTGTAGGGAAAAGAGTACCCTTTTTGATTTTGGCATGCATCTCTCTCATTGATGGTATTTTGCTGCTAGCTGTGATCAAGCCCTTTGCCAATCGGACTAGAGAGAACATGCCAGTGGGCACACCCATCCATAGACTTATGATTGACCCTTACATCGCTGTAGTGGCAGGGGCGTTGACCACCTGTAACATTCCTCTGGCGTTTTTGGAACCCACCATAGCAAACTGGATGAAAACCACTATGGGTGCCTCAGAGTGGCAAATGGGTCTCACTTGGCTGCCAGCATTCTTCCCTCACATATTTGGGGTATACCTTACTGTAAAACTTGCTGCCAATTACCCTCAGTATCAATGGTTCTATGGTGCCATAGGAATGGTAATAATAGGGGCCAGCTCTTGCACGGTGCCAGCTTGTAAAACTTTTGAACAGCTTATAATTCCTTTGTGTGGTTTGTGCTTTGGCATTGCATTGGTAGACACTGCACTGTTGCCCACTCTCGCCTTATTAGTAGATCTCCGCCATGTCTCTGTATATGGAAGCGTTTATGCAATAGCAGATATATCTTATTCTGTGGCTTATGCCATGGGGCCTATAGTGGCCAGCCAAATTGTCCATACTGCGGGCTTCACCCAACTTAATCTTGGCATGGGACTTGCCAATGTACTGTATGCCCCTGCCCTTCTGTTACTTAGAAACGTGTGCCAAATGAAACCCTCTCATTCTGAAAGGAACATCTTACTAGATGAGGAACCTAAGGGTTTGTATGACACTATTAAAATGGAAGAGCGCAAAGCCAAGTCTAGAAAGAGCCATCTTAAAGATGGCGAGGTGCAAGAGAACAGCATGGACAATTATCATGGGCAGACAGGGAAAAACGTGTCTGAAGGGGAGTCCTCTGAATATGAGTACAGTTAG